A stretch of Megalobrama amblycephala isolate DHTTF-2021 linkage group LG14, ASM1881202v1, whole genome shotgun sequence DNA encodes these proteins:
- the ucn3l gene encoding urocortin 3, like, with amino-acid sequence MWFARTLLALALLCTPVSSLCLPTYNPEYNFLCNNEMFSETNDNGKPADSLLDSVNLLYKSAHALSSEEPRERRTAPASKYRYLSQTQLRSKLYRNSAKSDRRSQVTLSLDVPTNIMNILFNIAKAKNLRAKADDNARLLAQIGKRK; translated from the coding sequence ATGTGGTTCGCGCGGACCCTCCTCGCTCTGGCACTTCTTTGCACCCCGGTTTCCAGCCTCTGCTTGCCAACGTACAACCCAGAGTACAACTTTCTTTGCAACAACGAGATGTTCTCCGAGACGAATGATAACGGGAAACCGGCGGATTCCTTGCTGGACAGTGTAAACCTCCTGTATAAATCAGCGCACGCGCTTTCCTCTGAGGAGCCGCGCGAGAGGAGGACTGCACCCGCATCCAAATACAGATACTTGAGCCAGACGCAGCTCAGGAGTAAACTGTACCGCAACAGTGCGAAGAGCGACCGACGCAGCCAGGTCACTCTTTCCCTCGACGTCCCCACCAACATTATGAACATCCTCTTCAACATTGCCAAAGCCAAGAACCTGCGCGCCAAGGCGGACGACAACGCGCGCCTGCTGGCGCAGATTGGAAAGAGGAAATGA
- the copg2 gene encoding coatomer subunit gamma-2, which translates to MIKKFDKKDEESGSGSNPFQHLEKSAVLQEARIFNETPINPRRCLHILTKIIYLLNQGEHFGTTEATEAFFAMTRLFQSNDQTLRRMCYLTIKEMANISEDVIIVTSSLTKDMTGKEDVYRGPAIRALCRITDTTMLQAIERYMKQAIVDKVPSVSSSALVSSLHMVKMSFDVVKRWVNEAQEAASSDNIMVQYHALGLLYHLRKNDRLAVTKMLNKFTKSGLKSPFAYCMMIRIASKLLEETEGGHDSPLFDFIESCLRNKHEMVVYEAASAIVHMPNCTARELAPAVSVLQLFCSSPKAALRYAAVRTLNKVAMKHPSAVTACNLDLENLITDSNRSIATLAITTLLKTGSESSVDRLMKQISSFVSEISDEFKVVVVQAISALCQKYPRKHGVMMNFLSNMLRDDGGFDYKRAIVDCIISIIEENPESKETGLAHLCEFIEDCEHTVLATKILHLLGKEGPRTPTPSKYIRFIFNRVVLESEAVRAAAVSALAKFGAQNDDLLPSVLVLMQRCMMDSDDEVRDRATFYMNVLQQKQKALNAAYIFNGLSVSVPGLEKSLHQYTLEPSEKPFDMKTVPLATAPITEQKTEIAPVATSKLPEKLAPSRQDIYQEQLAAIPEFQGLGPLFKSSEPVQLTEAETEYVVRCIKHTFANHMIFQFDCTNTLNDQLLQRVQVQMEPSEAYEVLHCVPAPNLPYSQPGSCYSLVRLPEDDPTAVSCTFSCTLKYLVRDCDPNTGEPDDDGYDDEYVLEDLEVTVADHIQKVLKPNFGAAWEEIGDEFEKEETFALATVRTLDEAVNNIISFLGMQPCERSDKVPENKNSHILFLAGVFRGGHDVLVRARLALADGVTMQVTVRSTDENVVDVILASVG; encoded by the exons ATGATCAAGAAATTCGACAAGAAGGACGAGGAGTCTG GAAGTGGCTCAAACCCCTTTCAGCATCTGGAGAAAAGCGCTGTACTACAGGAG GCTCGGATCTTTAATGAGACACCCATCAATCCGAGAAGATGTCTGCACATCCTGACGAAGATCATCTACCTGCTCAACCAG GGTGAGCACTTTGGAACCACAGAAGCCACTGAAGCTTTTTTTGCCATGACTAGACTGTTCCAGTCAAATGAT CAAACCCTGAGAAGAATGTGTTACCTGACCATAAAGGAGATGGCCAACATCTCAGAGGATGTGATCATCGTTACAAGCAG ctTGACAAAGGACATGActggtaaagaggatgtttacAGAGGCCCGGCAATCAGAGCTCTCTGCAGGATCACTGAT ACCACCATGCTGCAGGCTATTGAACGATACATGAAACAGGCCATTGTGGACAAAGTGCCCAGCGTGTCCAGCTCTGCTCTGGTCTCCTCACTG CACATGGTGAAGATGAGTTTTGATGTGGTAAAACGTTGGGTCAATGAAGCTCAAGAGGCAGCTTCAAGCGATAACATCATGGTGCAG TACCATGCTCTGGGTCTTCTGTACCACTTGAGGAAGAATGACCGTCTGGCTGTGACCAAGATGCTCAACAAATTCACCAAATCTGGCCTCAAGTCTCCATTTGCTTACTGCATGATGATTCGCATTGCCAGTAAACTGTTGGAGGAGACGGAAGGAGG GCACGATAGCCCTCTGTTTGACTTCATTGAGAGCTGCTTGAGGAATAAACATGAGATGGTGGTTTATGAAGCAGCTTCCGCCATCGTCCACATGCCCAACTGTACCGCTCGTGAGCTGGCTCCTGCTGTGTCCG TTCTCCAGCTGTTTTGCAGCTCTCCCAAAGCAGCCCTGCGATATGCAGCTGTACGGACCCTTAATAAG GTGGCAATGAAGCATCCATCAGCGGTGACCGCATGCAACCTGGACCTGGAGAACCTGATCACCGACTCCAACCGCAGCATCGCCACCCTGGCCATCACCACCCTGCTGAAGACAGGAAGTGAGAGCAGCGTGGACCGTCTCATGAAACAGATCTCCTCCTTCGTCTCCGAGATCTCGGATGAGTTCAAG GTGGTTGTGGTCCAGGCAATCAGTGCTCTGTGCCAGAAGTATCCCAGAAAGCACGGCGTGATGATGAACTTCCTTTCAAACATGCTTAGAGATGAT GGTGGCTTTGATTACAAGAGAGCCATTGTGGACTGTATCATCAGCATCATAGAGGAAAACCCAGAGAGTAAGGAGACAGGCCTGGCTCACCTGTGTGAGTTTATCGAGGACTGCGAGCACACCGTCCTGGCCACTAAGATCCTTCACCTGCTGGGGAAAGAGGGGCCACGTACCCCCACCCCCTCCAAATACATCCGTTTCATCTTCAACCGTGTGGTGCTTGAGAGCGAGGCGGTGCGGGCAG CTGCGGTCAGTGCACTGGCCAAGTTTGGGGCTCAAAATGATGACCTGCTGCCAAGCGTCTTGGTCCTGATGCAGAG GTGTATGATGGACAGTGATGATGAGGTGAGAGACAGAGCCACATTCTACATGAATGTCCTTCAGCAGAAGCAGAAGGCTTTGAATGCTGCATACATCTTCAATG GTCTGTCTGTATCTGTTCCTGGACTGGAGAAATCCCTCCACCAGTACACGCTGGAGCCATCTGAGAAACCGTTTGACATGAAGACTGTTCCCTTGGCTACAGCGCCCATCACCGAACAGAAAACAG AAATCGCACCCGTTGCAACAAGCAAACTACCTGAAAAGCTTGCACCTTCACGCCAAGACATTTACCAAG aGCAACTTGCAGCCATCCCAGAATTCCAGGGCCTGGGTCCCCTGTTCAAGTCATCAGAGCCGGTTCAATTAACAGAAGCAGAGACGGAGTATGTAGTGCGCTGCATCAAACACACTTTCGCAAATCACATGATCTTCCAGTTCGACTGCACCAACACGCTGAACGACCAGCTGCTGCAGCGGGTGCAGGTCCAGATGGAGCCGTCAGAAGCCTACGAGGTACTACATTGCGTACCTGCACCCAACCTACCCTACAGCCAGCCTGGCTCCTGCTACAGCCTGGTCCGGTTACCGGAGGATGACCCCACAGCAG TCTCTTGCACGTTCAGCTGTACACTTAAATATCTGGTCCGGGACTGCGATCCCAACACGGGAGAGCCTGATGATGACGGTTATGATGATGAATATGTG CTGGAAGATTTAGAGGTGACAGTCGCTGACCACATACAGAAGGTGTTGAAGCCGAACTTCGGTGCAGCGTGGGAGGAGATCGGAGACGAGTTTGAGAAGGAAGAGACGTTTGCTTTGGCCACAGTCAGAACTCTTGATG AGGCAGTAAATAACATCATCAGCTTCTTGGGCATGCAGCCTTGTGAACGCTCAGACAAagttcctgaaaacaagaactCGCACATTCTGTTCTTAGCAG GTGTGTTTAGGGGAGGTCATGACGTGTTGGTGAGGGCTCGTCTGGCCCTGGCTGATGGGGTCACTATGCAGGTGACTGTCAGGAGCACAGATGAGAATGTGGTCGACGTTATCCTGGCGTCTGTCGGCTAA
- the mest gene encoding mesoderm-specific transcript homolog protein translates to MSLNSTYFSPSAKTTDTNCDKVQESRMSHDSPHKESECGSARRASREWWLHVGLLCIPLLAVYLHIPPPQLSPALNTWRASGHFFTFRGNNIFYKESVGVVGSSDVLLLLHGFPTSSYDWYKIWDSLTQRFNRVIALDFLGFGFSDKPRPHRYSIFEQASVVEALIAHLGLSEQRINLMSHDYGDTVALELLYRSDHNRSGHVTINSLCLSNGGIFPETHYPRFLQKVLKDSGFISPVLTRLINFQLFSRGIRDVFGPFTQPTEAEFWDMWTGIRFNDGNLVMDSVLQYINQRLKHRERWVGALTSTSTPLHMIYGPLDPVNPHPQFIQLYQKLVRRSTVSVLDEHVSHYPQLEDPTGFFNAYLSFINSF, encoded by the exons ATGTCACTCAACAGCACATACTTCAGCCCATCAGCAAAAACAACCGACACAAACTGCGATAAAGTGCAGGAATCGAGAATGTCACACGACTCACCT CATAAAGAAAGCGAGTGCGGGTCGGCCCGTCGCGCGAGCAGGGAGTGGTGGCTTCACGTGGGTCTGTTGTGCATTCCTCTGCTCGCGGTGTATCTGCACATCCCTCCTCCACAGCTCTCACCTGCGCTCAACACCTGGCGCGCTTCCGGCCACTTCTTCACATTCAGAGGGAATAACATCTTTTATAAAG AGTCAGTTGGTGTTGTGGGAAGCTCTGATGTCCTCCTGCTGCTTCATGGTTTTCCTACTTCTAGCTATGACTGGTATAAG ATTTGGGATTCTCTCACTCAACGCTTTAACAGAGTCATCGCCCTTGACTTCCTGGGCTTTGGTTTTTCAGACAAACCG CGACCACACCGTTACTCCATCTTCGAGCAGGCTAGTGTGGTGGAGGCCCTGATCGCTCATCTGGGGCTGTCAGAGCAGAGGATCAACCTAATGTCACATGACTACGGAGACACTGTAGCTCTCGAGTTACTGTACAG GAGCGACCATAACAGGAGCGGACACGTCACCATAAACAGCCTCTGCCTCTCAAATGGAG GTATATTCCCTGAGACTCATTATCCAAGATTCCTTCAGAAA GTGCTGAAGGACTCTGGCTTCATTTCACCTGTACTCACTCGCCTAATAAACTTCCAGCTTTTCTCTAGAGG AATAAGGGATGTGTTTGGACCGTTCACCCAGCCAACAGAAGCAGAGTTCTGGGACATGTGGACAGGCATTCGCTTTAACGATGGAAATCTGGTCATGGACAG TGTCCTGCAGTACATCAACCAGAGGCTGAAACACAGAGAGAGATGGGTGGGGGCGCTAACCTCGACTTCAACACCAT TGCACATGATATATGGACCCCTAGATCCAGTTAATCCACATCCACAGTTTATCCAGCTTTACCA GAAACTAGTTCGGAGATCCACAGTATCTGTTCTAGATGAGCATGTGAGTCATTACCCACAGCTGGAGGATCCCACAGGTTTCTTTAATGCCTACCTTAGCTTTATCAACTCATTCTAA